From one Nocardioides scoriae genomic stretch:
- a CDS encoding lecithin retinol acyltransferase family protein, protein MARADHIYVRRPAGYTHHGVDCGDGTVIHFTGEPGQQKINASIARTSLEEFLDGGKLLVREYGKRNDVDTTIGRAESRISETGYHLVVNNCEHFATWCCTGKPVSEQVRGVGSLTAHGAVATGAAAATSGVVAGLGVTAGLSGPGIMSGLAAAGSAVGGAASGPAVLAALPAVVSIGITNVALRDDETLPPSERASRRDGRWASVAGAGGAMAGGIGAISAAGTVSGLSGAGIASGLAGIGALAGGGMAAGTAVVVAAPAVAAAAIGTGVYLAGRKLRTRKRAEPRTPITSEVEGLQSTDKRDHSEG, encoded by the coding sequence ATGGCCCGCGCCGACCACATCTACGTCCGCAGACCCGCGGGATACACCCATCACGGTGTCGACTGCGGTGACGGCACGGTCATCCACTTCACGGGCGAGCCCGGTCAACAAAAGATCAACGCCTCGATCGCTCGGACCTCGCTCGAGGAGTTCCTCGACGGAGGCAAGCTGCTGGTCAGGGAGTACGGAAAGCGCAACGATGTCGACACCACGATCGGACGGGCAGAGTCCAGGATCAGTGAGACGGGCTACCACCTCGTCGTCAACAACTGCGAACACTTCGCCACCTGGTGCTGCACCGGCAAGCCCGTCAGCGAGCAGGTCCGGGGGGTCGGCAGCCTCACCGCGCACGGCGCCGTCGCCACTGGCGCTGCTGCGGCCACGTCGGGAGTCGTCGCCGGGCTCGGTGTGACCGCGGGACTGAGCGGCCCGGGCATCATGAGCGGTCTCGCCGCGGCCGGTAGCGCAGTCGGTGGTGCGGCGAGCGGCCCAGCCGTTCTCGCGGCCCTTCCGGCCGTCGTGAGCATCGGCATCACCAACGTGGCGCTTCGCGACGACGAGACACTCCCGCCGAGCGAGCGAGCCTCGCGCAGGGACGGACGATGGGCGTCCGTAGCGGGTGCGGGAGGTGCCATGGCCGGAGGCATCGGCGCGATCAGCGCGGCCGGTACCGTCAGTGGACTCAGCGGAGCAGGGATAGCCAGCGGGCTCGCGGGCATCGGTGCGCTTGCAGGCGGAGGGATGGCCGCAGGGACCGCCGTGGTCGTCGCAGCACCCGCAGTGGCGGCTGCCGCAATCGGCACGGGGGTCTATCTAGCGGGGCGCAAGCTACGAACCCGCAAGCGCGCCGAGCCGCGGACCCCGATCACGTCCGAGGTGGAGGGGCTGCAGTCCACGGACAAGCGAGATCACTCGGAGGGCTGA
- a CDS encoding phospholipid scramblase-related protein, whose product MQKIEVASIAGGADLAILSEPVLVINQKGKLVELRAEYAIYDRNGLQVAAVRGKRLSSRMQVVDMEGRPLFDLRRESNLLTSKVVVADEYGGKTGRIVPSMNPNKKDRRFKLEDAGNKLIGAVHSDDRGRHRDFHVQDTGGSVVARITKTRASLAKELFTKGDNYVVEFPGHVTGPLRLLSIAAALVVDTAFHQR is encoded by the coding sequence GTGCAGAAGATCGAGGTCGCCTCCATCGCCGGCGGGGCAGACCTGGCGATCTTGAGCGAGCCCGTCCTCGTCATCAACCAGAAGGGAAAGCTGGTCGAGCTGCGCGCCGAGTACGCGATCTACGACCGCAACGGTCTGCAGGTGGCGGCCGTCCGGGGGAAACGGCTGTCGAGCCGTATGCAGGTGGTGGACATGGAGGGGCGCCCCCTGTTCGATCTCCGACGCGAGTCGAACCTGCTCACGTCCAAGGTCGTGGTGGCCGACGAGTACGGCGGCAAGACCGGACGCATCGTGCCGTCGATGAATCCGAACAAGAAGGACCGTCGGTTCAAGCTGGAGGACGCCGGCAACAAGCTGATCGGGGCTGTCCACTCGGACGACCGCGGGCGACATCGCGACTTCCACGTCCAGGACACCGGCGGCAGCGTGGTCGCGCGCATCACGAAGACTCGGGCGAGTCTGGCCAAGGAGCTGTTCACCAAGGGGGACAACTACGTCGTGGAGTTTCCCGGCCACGTGACGGGGCCGCTCCGGTTGCTCAGCATCGCCGCTGCTCTGGTGGTGGACACGGCGTTCCATCAGCGGTGA
- a CDS encoding helicase-related protein gives MGEIAAWYDFRNSLVASLEQDLIGGAGAAKLSEPPLDRFAVGILHPRDDAVMEEEVDDPDSAESGGAGGADASFDPAVALSHMRYPSTMGMTFAVDPGLVPHVVVEVEAARYREAEDGDGTWDRVAVSPDPVRVDTGIVDRRTHHLAEDLDLLVVVREPRGGTSSVTCVLLNVGVPEKNARKDAHCWFQPSITARVDEGSFSARRAESSAGLDDEDLDSYALLFRDVEDMAVGHGCAVKWSDDGPTKELATTFTPSYDVPLAEPAGGSGIVMRMDELATGGVEPLVALVASYRDWITEREGEIATLAPELQATGRRHLADAAQAADRMERGIERMGADPDAERAFRLMNAAMALQRTRQDRQRGIEERPQTWRPFQMAFILLNLEGLIDPTSPDREIADLLWFPTGGGKTEAYLGLIGFSILLRRLRNPAHGGVSVIMRYTLRLLTIQQFERAAGLICALESIRREQMKNAEPISLGLWVGRGATPLKVSEARRALNKLRDGINPKDEGNPYQLLHCPVCGHDLGLDDYLIKKSPDRMVVRCGGAACEFADGLPVHLVDEDVYRERPSLVIGTVDKFAMMAWREQVRSLFSRDGANPPPDLIVQDELHLISGPLGTMVGLYEAAVDAACTGIARPKVVASTATIRRAKKQVRAVFDRDSRQFPPPGLDNTDSYFSVQASPDKKGTRRYLGIAAPSTSHTTLMVRTYAALLQAAQDLPGDEKVRDAYWTLLGYFNSLRVLGGAYMQVLDDVPDRLKVLAGRMGTDVREIPEPGELTSRVDSAEIPEALASLSRALPDTETQDVVLATNMISVGLDVDRLGLMVVMGQPQATAEYIQSTSRVGRQHPGLVVVLYNAARSRDLSHYESFGSYHRALYRQVEATSATPFAARARDRGLHGVLVSYARLLVDGLASDGAAGAIKTQRSALESALQSFLDRAHSIAPDEVDKVRSQMTALIEAWADAADAGSLKYPGWRESSGFLLVDPGMVLNEDELVFPVSDPAWATMTSLREVDATTALFLVPPTKGSKS, from the coding sequence GTGGGCGAAATTGCAGCGTGGTACGACTTTCGCAACTCCCTGGTCGCATCGCTGGAGCAGGACCTGATCGGTGGAGCGGGGGCAGCGAAGCTGTCCGAGCCGCCTCTGGACCGCTTCGCCGTCGGGATCCTTCATCCTCGGGACGACGCCGTGATGGAGGAAGAAGTCGACGATCCTGACAGTGCCGAATCCGGCGGGGCAGGTGGTGCCGATGCGTCGTTCGACCCCGCGGTTGCTCTGTCGCACATGCGCTATCCCTCGACCATGGGGATGACGTTCGCGGTCGACCCGGGCCTGGTGCCGCACGTCGTCGTCGAGGTGGAGGCTGCGCGCTATCGCGAGGCGGAGGACGGGGACGGAACGTGGGATCGGGTGGCCGTCAGTCCGGACCCCGTTCGCGTCGACACGGGGATCGTCGACCGGCGGACCCATCATCTCGCGGAGGACCTGGATCTCCTGGTCGTCGTGCGTGAGCCCCGGGGCGGCACTTCCTCAGTCACGTGCGTTCTGCTCAATGTCGGTGTCCCGGAAAAGAACGCTCGCAAGGACGCTCACTGTTGGTTCCAACCGTCCATCACCGCGCGGGTGGACGAAGGGTCGTTCAGCGCACGCCGGGCGGAAAGCTCGGCCGGCCTGGACGACGAGGATCTCGACTCCTACGCCCTGCTCTTCCGCGACGTCGAGGACATGGCCGTGGGTCACGGCTGCGCGGTCAAGTGGTCCGACGACGGGCCGACGAAGGAGCTCGCCACCACCTTCACCCCGTCGTACGACGTGCCGCTGGCCGAGCCGGCAGGTGGTTCGGGGATCGTGATGAGGATGGACGAGCTGGCGACGGGTGGCGTCGAGCCGCTCGTGGCCCTCGTCGCGTCCTACCGCGATTGGATCACCGAGCGCGAAGGCGAGATCGCGACACTGGCTCCGGAGTTGCAAGCGACCGGGCGAAGGCACTTGGCGGACGCGGCTCAGGCAGCGGACCGCATGGAGCGCGGCATCGAGCGCATGGGTGCCGATCCTGATGCGGAGCGCGCATTCAGGCTCATGAATGCGGCGATGGCCCTGCAGCGCACCCGGCAGGATCGCCAGCGGGGGATCGAGGAGCGGCCGCAGACCTGGCGTCCCTTCCAGATGGCGTTCATTCTGCTCAACCTCGAGGGGCTGATCGACCCGACCTCGCCGGACCGTGAGATCGCGGACCTGCTGTGGTTCCCCACCGGCGGTGGCAAGACCGAGGCCTACCTCGGTCTGATCGGGTTCTCCATTCTTCTTCGCCGTCTTCGCAATCCTGCCCACGGCGGGGTGTCCGTGATCATGCGCTACACGCTGAGGCTGCTCACCATCCAGCAGTTCGAGCGGGCCGCCGGCCTGATCTGCGCGCTGGAGTCGATCCGGCGTGAGCAGATGAAGAACGCGGAGCCGATCTCGTTGGGTCTGTGGGTCGGGCGTGGCGCCACGCCGCTCAAGGTCTCCGAGGCACGCAGGGCATTGAACAAGCTCCGGGACGGCATCAATCCGAAGGACGAGGGCAACCCGTACCAGCTGCTCCATTGCCCCGTGTGCGGGCACGACCTGGGTCTGGACGACTACCTCATCAAGAAGTCGCCGGATCGCATGGTGGTGCGGTGCGGGGGCGCGGCCTGTGAGTTCGCGGATGGGCTGCCGGTGCATCTCGTCGACGAGGACGTCTATCGAGAGCGACCGTCCCTGGTGATCGGGACGGTCGACAAGTTCGCGATGATGGCGTGGCGGGAGCAGGTGCGCAGTCTGTTCTCGCGCGATGGCGCGAACCCACCGCCCGACCTCATCGTCCAGGACGAGCTGCACCTCATCAGCGGACCGCTCGGCACCATGGTCGGGCTCTACGAGGCGGCCGTGGACGCCGCCTGCACCGGAATCGCACGGCCCAAGGTGGTGGCGTCCACAGCGACCATTCGGCGCGCGAAGAAGCAGGTCCGTGCGGTCTTCGACCGGGACTCGCGTCAGTTCCCACCCCCCGGCCTCGACAACACCGACTCGTACTTCTCGGTCCAGGCATCGCCGGACAAGAAGGGCACACGGCGGTATCTCGGCATCGCGGCTCCCTCGACGAGCCACACGACACTCATGGTCCGCACCTACGCCGCGCTGCTCCAGGCCGCCCAGGACCTCCCCGGCGACGAGAAGGTGCGCGACGCCTACTGGACATTGCTCGGTTACTTCAACAGCCTCCGTGTTCTCGGAGGTGCCTACATGCAGGTGCTGGACGACGTCCCGGACCGGCTCAAGGTGCTCGCCGGCCGAATGGGCACGGACGTCAGAGAGATTCCCGAGCCGGGCGAGCTGACGTCACGTGTCGACTCGGCGGAGATTCCCGAGGCGCTCGCGAGCCTCAGCCGTGCGCTGCCCGACACCGAGACACAGGATGTCGTGCTGGCGACCAACATGATCTCCGTCGGTCTGGACGTGGATCGTCTCGGGCTCATGGTCGTGATGGGACAGCCCCAGGCAACGGCGGAGTACATCCAGTCGACGAGCCGGGTCGGGCGTCAGCACCCGGGTCTCGTTGTCGTGCTCTACAACGCTGCCCGGTCCCGGGACCTCTCGCACTACGAAAGCTTCGGTTCCTACCACCGGGCTCTCTACCGCCAGGTGGAGGCGACGAGCGCGACGCCGTTCGCGGCAAGGGCGCGTGACCGCGGCCTCCACGGCGTGCTGGTGTCCTACGCACGACTGCTCGTCGACGGGCTCGCGAGCGATGGCGCGGCAGGAGCGATCAAGACGCAGCGGTCCGCTCTGGAGTCCGCTCTGCAGTCGTTCCTCGACCGTGCGCACAGCATCGCGCCGGACGAGGTGGACAAGGTGCGCTCGCAGATGACGGCACTGATCGAAGCCTGGGCGGATGCAGCCGATGCCGGCAGCTTGAAGTACCCGGGCTGGCGTGAGTCCAGCGGGTTCCTGCTCGTCGATCCCGGCATGGTGCTCAACGAGGACGAGCTGGTGTTCCCGGTGAGCGATCCGGCATGGGCCACGATGACGAGTCTCCGAGAGGTCGATGCGACGACCGCCCTCTTCCTCGTACCTCCGACGAAGGGATCGAAGAGCTGA
- a CDS encoding dihydrofolate reductase family protein: MEIIYGPQRGPVASTDLPDHYPWPERAGQAYVRAMMVATLDGAAAGGDGLSGSITGDADGEVFTAVRRFADAVLVGGGTLKAEEYGPLHSTDDDAKRRVAAGQADAPVIVVVSGSLTLPLGDDGFTGSTLTPLVFTTADPDPERLAQVRERCEVVQAEGDTVEVSWVIDRLVERGLWRIVCEGGPTLLRDAAASGRLDEADLTFSPMLVGTEKTPPTDMLADPRGFELVHVIAADDFLMSRYVRRDNA, from the coding sequence GTGGAGATCATCTACGGCCCCCAGCGCGGCCCCGTGGCGAGCACCGACCTGCCGGACCACTACCCCTGGCCCGAGCGGGCCGGGCAGGCGTACGTCCGCGCGATGATGGTCGCCACCCTCGACGGCGCCGCGGCCGGTGGCGACGGCCTCAGCGGCTCGATCACCGGTGACGCCGACGGCGAGGTGTTCACCGCCGTACGCCGCTTCGCCGACGCCGTCCTCGTCGGCGGCGGCACCCTCAAGGCCGAGGAGTACGGCCCGCTGCACTCCACCGACGACGACGCCAAGCGCCGGGTCGCCGCCGGACAGGCCGACGCGCCCGTGATCGTGGTCGTCTCCGGCTCGCTGACGCTGCCGCTGGGCGACGACGGCTTCACCGGCTCGACGTTGACGCCACTGGTGTTCACCACCGCCGACCCCGACCCCGAGCGGCTCGCCCAGGTGCGGGAGCGCTGCGAGGTGGTCCAGGCCGAGGGCGACACCGTCGAGGTGTCGTGGGTGATCGACCGGCTCGTCGAGCGCGGCCTGTGGCGCATCGTCTGCGAGGGCGGACCCACCCTGCTGCGCGACGCCGCCGCGTCGGGGCGCCTCGACGAGGCCGACCTGACGTTCTCCCCGATGCTCGTCGGCACGGAGAAGACGCCGCCCACCGACATGCTCGCCGACCCGCGCGGCTTCGAGCTGGTCCACGTGATCGCGGCCGACGACTTCCTGATGTCGCGCTACGTCCGCAGGGACAACGCGTGA
- a CDS encoding PDDEXK family nuclease — MSTLARRDTRPEIALRSELHRRGLRYRVQVTVPGNRRSSTDEELHAAGWDVVRVWEHELPEHAGDLVEDAYRQRVPSRSPTDPGGGHPQG; from the coding sequence ATGTCGACGCTGGCCCGCCGCGACACCAGGCCGGAGATCGCGCTGCGCTCCGAGCTGCACCGCCGGGGCCTGCGCTACCGCGTCCAGGTCACGGTGCCCGGCAACCGGCGCAGCAGCACCGACGAGGAGCTCCACGCCGCCGGCTGGGACGTGGTGCGGGTCTGGGAGCACGAGCTGCCGGAGCACGCCGGCGACCTCGTCGAGGACGCCTACCGTCAACGGGTCCCGAGCCGCAGCCCGACCGACCCGGGTGGAGGTCACCCACAGGGGTGA
- a CDS encoding trimeric intracellular cation channel family protein yields the protein MDVGVDGQAVSEVFRVLDLAGVLANAVLGGVIARRERLDPIGFVVLATLTGLGGGFIRDTLLQAGPPVALTDPAYLLTALVGAAIAYSLRVEGRAWDGTWPVVDALALGCWASVGAQKTLDTGLGWLPAILLGTITATGGGLVRDVVLRRVPGILGGNTLYATSAIAAAATQVVTTALGYPVAGSLVALVVGAGLVLLARRRGWMLPDADAWSRAVAVRSRARRIAERAHPVRRLRDRRRARHQRDGEG from the coding sequence GTGGACGTGGGCGTGGACGGGCAGGCGGTCAGCGAGGTCTTCCGCGTCCTCGACCTCGCCGGCGTGCTGGCCAACGCCGTGCTGGGCGGGGTGATCGCCCGGCGGGAGCGGTTGGACCCGATCGGGTTCGTGGTGCTGGCGACCCTGACGGGCCTCGGTGGCGGGTTCATCCGCGACACCCTGCTGCAGGCCGGACCGCCCGTGGCGCTGACGGACCCGGCGTACCTGCTGACGGCGCTGGTCGGGGCGGCGATCGCCTACTCGCTCCGGGTGGAGGGCCGTGCCTGGGACGGCACCTGGCCCGTGGTCGACGCACTGGCACTGGGCTGCTGGGCTTCGGTCGGTGCGCAGAAGACGCTCGACACCGGGCTCGGCTGGCTGCCCGCGATCCTGCTCGGCACCATCACCGCGACCGGCGGCGGGCTGGTGCGCGACGTGGTTCTGCGGCGGGTGCCGGGCATCCTCGGCGGCAACACGCTCTACGCCACCTCGGCCATCGCGGCGGCGGCGACGCAGGTCGTCACGACCGCGCTGGGGTACCCCGTGGCCGGCTCGCTGGTGGCCCTGGTCGTCGGCGCCGGTCTGGTGCTGCTCGCCCGCCGACGCGGCTGGATGCTGCCCGACGCGGACGCCTGGTCGCGGGCCGTCGCCGTGCGCTCCCGAGCCCGGCGAATCGCCGAGCGGGCCCACCCGGTGCGGCGGCTGCGCGACCGGCGTCGTGCCCGGCACCAGCGCGACGGCGAGGGCTAG
- a CDS encoding carbohydrate ABC transporter permease, which translates to MWSLLTSFQAKRSFRPGEWSGVTNLLRLLSDAVFWRALLNTAIFTVATVPLSVGLGLGLGLAMLMDKALPGRGVFRTIVYLPIAVSSLVVSLVGLLLFDESVGIVNGVLRDLGVGPVSWQSNGALAMLSVVVMTLWTRVGFGMLVYLAALQDVDKEVLEAATMDGAGGFNRVRHVIVPWLRPTTFFLVVINMIWSFQVFDVVYVMTNGGPGYSTTMLVTYAYDEGFGPSRNFGYGATVGLVLLVITLAITAVQLRVNRRQEA; encoded by the coding sequence GTGTGGTCGCTGCTGACGTCGTTCCAGGCCAAGCGGTCCTTCCGGCCCGGCGAGTGGTCGGGCGTGACCAACCTGTTGCGGCTGCTCTCCGACGCCGTGTTCTGGCGGGCGCTGCTCAACACCGCGATCTTCACCGTCGCCACGGTGCCGCTCAGCGTCGGGCTCGGCCTCGGCCTCGGCCTGGCGATGCTGATGGACAAGGCGCTGCCCGGGCGCGGGGTGTTCCGCACGATCGTCTACCTGCCGATCGCGGTCAGCTCGCTGGTGGTGTCGCTCGTCGGGCTGCTGCTGTTCGACGAGTCGGTCGGCATCGTCAACGGCGTGCTCAGGGACCTCGGCGTCGGACCGGTGTCGTGGCAGAGCAACGGCGCGCTGGCGATGCTGTCGGTGGTCGTGATGACGCTGTGGACGCGGGTCGGCTTCGGGATGCTCGTCTACCTCGCGGCGCTCCAGGACGTCGACAAGGAGGTCCTCGAGGCGGCCACGATGGACGGCGCCGGCGGGTTCAACCGGGTGCGCCACGTGATCGTGCCGTGGCTGCGGCCCACCACTTTTTTCTTGGTCGTGATCAACATGATCTGGTCGTTCCAGGTCTTCGACGTCGTCTACGTGATGACCAACGGCGGGCCCGGCTACTCCACGACGATGCTGGTCACCTACGCCTACGACGAGGGCTTCGGGCCCTCGCGCAACTTCGGGTACGGCGCCACCGTCGGCCTCGTCCTGCTCGTCATCACCCTGGCCATCACCGCGGTCCAGCTGCGGGTCAACCGCCGTCAGGAGGCGTGA
- a CDS encoding dihydropteroate synthase — protein MIDLKALAALVAEHGDDLDHEVAPFLIGDHSLDTDARPALMGIVNLSRDSWYRESVSSSREHAVRRGRVLAAQGADVVDLGAESSDAAADRVTAQQQADQMVPVIEELAAAGVAVSVESYHPSVVDACLKAGAAVLNLSGSSDDEEMFGLAASYGASVVMCHIVGTHARDLHDPTEHPVAADPFPVMLEQFEARVAHARSMGVPSVAVDPGIGFGFSWLPDPVDRARYQAAVLLQTFRLRALGVPVCHALPSAIDLFGEEVRTAEGFFAVLASLGQTGIYRTHEIPRVKVVLDALRGLPTEPPPRRPDRS, from the coding sequence GTGATCGACCTCAAGGCCCTGGCCGCCCTGGTCGCCGAGCACGGCGACGACCTCGACCACGAGGTCGCGCCGTTCCTCATCGGCGACCACAGCCTCGACACCGATGCGCGCCCGGCGCTGATGGGGATCGTCAACCTCTCGCGCGACTCGTGGTACCGCGAGAGCGTCTCCAGCTCCCGCGAGCACGCCGTACGCCGCGGCCGCGTCCTCGCCGCCCAGGGCGCCGACGTCGTCGACCTCGGCGCGGAGTCGAGCGACGCCGCCGCCGACCGGGTGACCGCCCAGCAGCAGGCCGACCAGATGGTGCCGGTCATCGAGGAGCTCGCCGCCGCCGGCGTCGCGGTCTCGGTCGAGAGCTACCACCCCTCGGTCGTCGATGCCTGCCTCAAGGCCGGCGCCGCCGTGCTCAACCTCAGCGGCTCGTCCGACGACGAGGAGATGTTCGGCCTCGCCGCGTCGTACGGCGCCTCGGTGGTGATGTGCCACATCGTCGGCACGCACGCCCGCGACCTCCACGACCCGACCGAGCACCCGGTCGCCGCCGACCCGTTCCCGGTGATGCTCGAGCAGTTCGAGGCCCGCGTGGCCCACGCCCGGTCGATGGGCGTGCCGAGCGTGGCCGTCGACCCCGGCATCGGCTTCGGCTTCTCGTGGCTGCCCGACCCGGTCGACCGGGCGCGCTACCAGGCGGCCGTCCTGCTCCAGACCTTCCGCCTGCGCGCGCTCGGCGTCCCGGTCTGCCACGCCCTGCCGAGCGCCATCGACCTCTTCGGCGAGGAGGTTCGGACCGCCGAGGGCTTCTTCGCCGTGCTGGCCTCGCTCGGGCAGACCGGCATCTACCGGACCCACGAGATCCCCCGGGTCAAGGTCGTGCTCGACGCCCTCCGGGGGCTGCCCACCGAGCCGCCCCCCCGGCGTCCTGACCGGTCCTAG
- a CDS encoding cysteine hydrolase family protein has translation MTTLQDRPKTALLVIDVQQDVTEGAEDRDTVVANIAALVDKARAEDVPVVWVAHHDEGMPRDSDAWQYVPELQRRDDEPLVDKTYGDSFEDTDLEQVLAERGVGRLVVTGAQTDACIRSTLHGGLARGYDVTLVADAHTTQDMTQWGNIPPAEVIQFTNMYWGFTSAPGRTTGVVKTDEVAFA, from the coding sequence ATGACCACCCTGCAGGACCGACCGAAGACCGCGCTGCTCGTCATCGACGTGCAGCAGGACGTCACCGAGGGCGCCGAGGACCGCGACACCGTCGTGGCCAACATCGCCGCCCTGGTCGACAAGGCCCGCGCCGAGGACGTCCCCGTCGTCTGGGTCGCCCACCACGACGAGGGCATGCCGCGCGACAGCGACGCCTGGCAGTACGTCCCGGAGCTCCAACGCCGCGACGACGAGCCGCTCGTCGACAAGACCTACGGCGACTCCTTCGAGGACACCGACCTCGAGCAGGTCCTCGCCGAGCGGGGGGTGGGGCGCCTCGTGGTCACCGGCGCCCAGACCGACGCCTGCATCCGCTCCACCCTCCACGGCGGCCTGGCCCGGGGGTACGACGTCACGCTCGTCGCCGACGCCCACACCACCCAGGACATGACCCAGTGGGGCAACATCCCCCCGGCCGAGGTCATCCAGTTCACCAACATGTACTGGGGCTTCACCTCCGCCCCCGGCCGCACCACCGGCGTCGTGAAGACCGACGAGGTCGCCTTCGCCTGA
- a CDS encoding carbohydrate ABC transporter permease: MSRPLRFVICLAVSAVFVLPLFAMVVVVFTLRELVFDGGASLWPSRFTTANFSNLFASFPVWRWFSNAMIVATLTTALSVAVNLAAGFALAKLQFAGRTVVLLIVLSTLMVPAQAVMIPQFELVARMGLIGLFWAVILPSASTALGVFLARQFFVSVPDELLDAARLDGCGTWATLRYVVLPMAKPLIAVMVLLAFMTQWNDFLWPLITLRDPDLYTLPVALRFLQGQFDADYGGLMAMALLLSCVPLLVVFVALQRFFVDGFSRSGIR, from the coding sequence ATGAGCCGCCCTCTCCGCTTCGTCATCTGCTTGGCTGTCTCGGCGGTGTTCGTGCTGCCGCTGTTCGCGATGGTGGTGGTCGTCTTCACCCTGCGCGAGCTGGTCTTCGACGGCGGCGCCAGCCTGTGGCCCTCCCGGTTCACGACCGCGAACTTCTCGAACCTGTTCGCCAGCTTCCCGGTCTGGCGATGGTTCTCCAACGCGATGATCGTCGCCACGCTCACCACGGCGCTGTCGGTCGCGGTCAACCTGGCGGCCGGGTTCGCGCTGGCCAAGCTGCAGTTCGCTGGCCGCACGGTCGTGCTGCTGATCGTGCTGAGCACGCTGATGGTGCCGGCGCAGGCGGTGATGATCCCGCAGTTCGAGCTGGTCGCCCGGATGGGCCTGATCGGCCTGTTCTGGGCGGTGATCCTTCCCTCGGCCTCGACGGCGCTGGGGGTGTTCCTGGCACGGCAGTTCTTCGTGTCGGTGCCCGACGAGCTGCTCGATGCCGCCCGGTTGGACGGCTGCGGCACGTGGGCGACGCTGCGGTACGTCGTACTCCCGATGGCGAAGCCGCTCATCGCCGTCATGGTCCTGCTGGCGTTCATGACCCAGTGGAACGACTTCCTGTGGCCACTGATCACGCTGCGTGACCCCGACCTCTACACGCTCCCCGTCGCGCTGCGGTTCCTCCAGGGCCAGTTCGACGCCGACTACGGCGGTCTGATGGCGATGGCGCTGCTGCTGTCCTGCGTGCCGCTGCTCGTGGTGTTCGTGGCGCTGCAGCGGTTCTTCGTCGACGGCTTTTCGCGGTCGGGGATCCGGTGA